A single window of Vibrio sp. SCSIO 43137 DNA harbors:
- a CDS encoding DUF1428 domain-containing protein — protein MSYVDGFVAAVPTANKEKYIEHAKMASEMFKEYGAVKVVETWGSDVPDGEVTSFPMAVKADSTETVVFSWVVWPSKEVRDAGWQKMMDDPRMNPENNPMPFDGKRLIYGGFNVILDN, from the coding sequence ATGTCATATGTAGATGGTTTTGTTGCCGCAGTCCCGACCGCTAACAAAGAAAAATATATTGAACATGCAAAAATGGCTTCAGAAATGTTCAAAGAGTATGGTGCAGTAAAGGTTGTAGAAACATGGGGAAGTGATGTTCCTGACGGAGAGGTAACTTCATTTCCAATGGCGGTGAAAGCAGACAGCACAGAAACTGTCGTTTTCTCCTGGGTCGTCTGGCCTTCAAAAGAAGTTCGTGATGCAGGCTGGCAAAAAATGATGGATGATCCCAGAATGAACCCTGAGAATAACCCTATGCCTTTTGACGGTAAAAGGCTGATTTATGGTGGCTTTAACGTTATTTTAGATAACTAG
- a CDS encoding GNAT family N-acetyltransferase, giving the protein MIREAKPTDCVDLAALSIQVWLHTYATDGVREKISRYVLNNFTEQQFLNFLNRPEIKVLVYIKDEHLVGFVTVDLTSEYESEGNGYEISTLYVSEHFHGMGIGRQLLCKVQAQFGLPFWLSTWEGNVNAIGFYHKLGFKMIGEVNFDLDGEFYNNHVLQLSKSL; this is encoded by the coding sequence ATGATACGGGAAGCGAAACCAACAGATTGCGTAGACCTTGCGGCATTGTCCATTCAAGTGTGGCTGCATACCTACGCGACAGATGGAGTCAGAGAAAAAATTTCTCGTTATGTACTTAATAACTTTACCGAGCAACAATTTCTTAATTTTTTGAACAGGCCAGAAATTAAAGTACTGGTTTATATTAAAGACGAGCATTTGGTGGGTTTTGTTACCGTAGATCTAACCTCTGAGTATGAGTCGGAAGGCAACGGCTATGAGATTAGTACTCTATATGTTTCGGAACATTTTCACGGAATGGGTATTGGCCGACAGTTACTCTGTAAAGTTCAGGCTCAGTTCGGTTTACCATTTTGGCTTTCGACTTGGGAAGGAAATGTTAATGCTATTGGTTTTTACCATAAGTTAGGTTTTAAGATGATAGGTGAAGTGAATTTTGATCTAGATGGGGAATTTTATAACAATCATGTACTCCAGCTTTCAAAATCTCTTTAA